The following are encoded in a window of Candidatus Bathyarchaeota archaeon genomic DNA:
- a CDS encoding MBL fold metallo-hydrolase yields MHTTRIGRNLYQVELDTGGIKQLICSYIIAGSKPMLVESGPTNSVPNLLLGIQEIGIKPEAIEYVAVTHVHLDHGGGAGTLLKQLPNAKVLVHPRGMPHLIDPERLWPSSQTVLGFVSEIFGKPEPVPKDRIIPLTKGAFDLGDGGKLTVLETLGHASHNLSFHESFNNGIFPGDAAGTYLAKYDVVVPTTPPPFYLDSALASLDKLISLKPTALYFSHFGKATDAVKRLKDYKVQLQLWADVAEQGVRENWSLEKTRDAIIAKDPVMGRIANYVKNHRIYSKTVLENCVRGFIEYAKQKQTRETS; encoded by the coding sequence ATGCATACAACCCGAATTGGAAGAAATCTCTACCAAGTTGAACTCGACACTGGCGGCATTAAGCAGCTTATATGTAGCTACATCATAGCTGGCTCCAAACCTATGCTTGTTGAGTCAGGACCAACAAACTCTGTGCCTAACCTCCTCTTGGGCATACAGGAAATAGGAATAAAACCTGAAGCTATCGAGTACGTTGCGGTTACGCATGTGCATTTAGACCACGGCGGCGGCGCAGGAACCCTACTAAAACAGCTACCTAACGCTAAAGTTCTTGTTCACCCACGCGGCATGCCACACCTAATTGACCCTGAACGGCTTTGGCCATCCTCACAAACTGTTCTTGGGTTTGTCAGCGAAATTTTTGGCAAACCTGAACCAGTGCCAAAAGACCGCATAATTCCGTTGACTAAGGGGGCTTTCGATTTGGGCGATGGCGGCAAACTCACAGTTCTGGAAACGTTGGGTCATGCGTCGCATAATTTGAGCTTTCACGAATCATTCAACAACGGCATTTTCCCAGGCGACGCTGCGGGCACGTACCTTGCCAAATACGACGTGGTGGTTCCAACCACTCCGCCGCCGTTTTATCTTGATTCAGCTTTGGCTTCTTTGGATAAACTAATCAGCCTCAAGCCTACGGCGCTTTACTTTAGTCATTTCGGGAAAGCTACAGATGCAGTAAAACGGCTCAAAGACTACAAGGTGCAGCTTCAGTTATGGGCTGATGTTGCCGAGCAAGGAGTTCGAGAAAACTGGAGTCTAGAAAAAACTCGTGATGCAATCATCGCCAAAGACCCTGTTATGGGCAGAATAGCAAACTATGTAAAAAATCACCGCATCTACTCAAAGACAGTACTGGAAAACTGCGTGAGAGGCTTCATTGAATACGCCAAACAAAAGCAGACAAGGGAGACTTCATAA
- a CDS encoding nucleoside monophosphate kinase, whose amino-acid sequence MRAIIFGAPGSGKGTYASRLQAKLGIEVIVMGDMFREILKQDTELGKKVKSYVEKGLLVPDDIVIETLKQRLAKLPQNKGFLMDGYPRTLKQAETLETITKIDVILLLDVPDWIIIERSSTRRICRNCSTIYNIRFLKPKVEGICDKCGGELYQRTDDTPEVIKQRLQVFKQQTLPILQYFKEKNIPVIVSTTTSLETPPETVVEQMIIELKKLSIV is encoded by the coding sequence TTGAGGGCGATTATATTTGGTGCACCCGGTTCAGGAAAAGGCACATACGCATCTAGACTTCAAGCAAAGCTAGGCATAGAAGTTATAGTTATGGGTGATATGTTCCGCGAAATCCTAAAACAAGACACCGAACTAGGTAAGAAGGTTAAGAGTTACGTTGAGAAAGGGTTGCTTGTTCCCGACGATATAGTCATAGAAACACTAAAACAACGCTTAGCCAAACTGCCCCAAAACAAAGGTTTCTTGATGGACGGCTATCCCCGCACCCTAAAGCAAGCAGAAACCTTGGAAACAATAACAAAAATCGACGTCATACTACTACTAGATGTCCCTGACTGGATAATTATCGAACGCTCATCAACCCGAAGAATCTGCCGAAACTGCAGTACCATCTACAACATCCGCTTCCTGAAGCCTAAAGTGGAAGGCATCTGCGACAAATGCGGCGGAGAACTATACCAAAGGACTGATGATACTCCTGAAGTTATAAAGCAACGGCTACAAGTTTTCAAACAACAAACCCTGCCGATTCTGCAATATTTTAAGGAGAAAAACATACCTGTCATAGTATCCACAACAACATCACTAGAAACACCACCAGAAACCGTAGTTGAACAAATGATAATTGAACTAAAAAAGCTAAGTATAGTCTAA
- a CDS encoding archease produces MTKPDKFAGKFEFLEHTADVYIRAHGATMQEAYENAALAMFETMTDTSKVAQTQEETVEAEAEDQYAILYNWLEALLVKFETENMLYSKFQITDWQETNEGFKIKAKVWGEKFNPQKHAQKVAVKAVTYHRMVIIEEPDRVLLEFILDI; encoded by the coding sequence ATGACTAAACCCGACAAATTCGCAGGAAAATTTGAGTTTCTAGAGCACACAGCAGACGTTTACATCCGAGCGCACGGAGCAACCATGCAGGAAGCCTACGAGAACGCTGCTCTTGCCATGTTTGAAACCATGACAGACACCAGCAAGGTTGCGCAAACCCAAGAAGAAACCGTTGAGGCTGAAGCTGAAGACCAATATGCAATTCTCTATAACTGGCTAGAAGCATTACTCGTAAAGTTTGAAACCGAGAACATGCTTTACTCCAAATTTCAAATCACCGATTGGCAAGAAACAAACGAAGGCTTCAAAATTAAAGCGAAGGTTTGGGGCGAAAAATTTAACCCGCAAAAGCATGCGCAGAAGGTTGCTGTTAAAGCAGTAACTTATCATCGCATGGTTATAATTGAGGAACCTGACAGGGTTCTGTTAGAGTTTATTTTAGACATTTAG
- a CDS encoding M42 family metallopeptidase, whose translation MNENLEKLSNACGVTGRENQVRELMIKLLKPYTDEILVDKLENVIAIKKGKPKAPKIMLAAHMDEIGLMVKAITKEGFIKFAKIGGIDDHILQAQKVKIHTKDGNCTGVISSKPPHLQKEEERKKVITFDELFIDIGAESKEDAANKGVAIGDTISFDIKYENLGKGIAVGKAFDNRAGCATMIETLKLIQKTDYTICAVGTVQEEVGLRGAATAAFGVDPDLALALDVTTTGDVPGIKETDTSIKMGKGPALTISDAGLITPPKILRWLTQTAEQEKIPFQLEAGLPGSTDAARIFLSREGIPSGVVSIPTRYIHSPVGMLNLQDIENAAKLTAVASQKVTDYF comes from the coding sequence ATAAACGAGAACTTAGAAAAACTCTCAAACGCCTGCGGCGTAACAGGCAGAGAAAACCAAGTTAGGGAACTGATGATTAAACTTCTCAAACCATACACTGACGAAATTCTAGTGGATAAGCTAGAAAACGTAATAGCCATCAAAAAAGGCAAACCAAAAGCGCCAAAAATCATGCTTGCAGCCCACATGGATGAAATCGGCTTAATGGTTAAAGCCATAACAAAAGAAGGCTTCATAAAATTCGCAAAAATCGGCGGCATCGACGACCACATCCTTCAAGCCCAAAAAGTAAAAATCCACACTAAAGATGGCAATTGCACAGGAGTAATAAGTTCAAAACCACCACACCTGCAAAAAGAGGAGGAACGCAAAAAAGTCATCACGTTTGACGAACTCTTCATCGATATCGGAGCAGAAAGCAAAGAAGACGCAGCCAACAAAGGCGTAGCAATCGGCGACACAATAAGCTTCGACATTAAGTATGAAAATCTAGGCAAAGGCATCGCTGTCGGCAAGGCATTCGATAACCGAGCAGGATGCGCCACCATGATTGAAACCTTAAAACTCATCCAAAAGACCGATTACACCATCTGTGCTGTTGGCACAGTTCAAGAAGAAGTTGGTTTACGGGGAGCAGCAACAGCAGCGTTCGGTGTAGACCCCGACTTAGCATTAGCCCTAGATGTAACCACCACTGGCGATGTCCCAGGAATAAAAGAAACTGATACCAGCATCAAAATGGGCAAAGGACCAGCGCTAACAATTTCTGACGCTGGATTAATCACGCCGCCAAAAATTTTACGCTGGCTAACCCAAACTGCTGAACAAGAAAAAATCCCCTTCCAACTAGAAGCAGGCTTACCTGGCAGCACTGACGCAGCAAGAATCTTCTTATCACGAGAAGGAATTCCAAGCGGAGTAGTCTCAATCCCAACGCGGTACATCCACAGCCCAGTTGGTATGCTAAACTTACAAGACATAGAAAACGCGGCAAAACTCACAGCAGTAGCCAGCCAAAAAGTGACAGATTACTTCTAG
- a CDS encoding AAA family ATPase — protein sequence MKVAVSGKGGVGKTLIAGGLARGFAERNYKTIAIDADSSPNLALTLGLTAEEARKIVPISENKELVESKTSTGYSGVYNLNFRVDDIVKDYAVATPLGVNLIVMGTVRSMGAGCMCAPTAVIRALLRHLVVERDEAVVLDLEAGVEHIGRGTARQVDVLLIVADSNLKSLEIAKHIHDLASAAGMKQLYLVGNRVMNAEQKEAIKSYADKNGLVLLDFVPFDAKVTESDMLGKTPLLNKEIEAVKVIDGICELLLKKTA from the coding sequence ATGAAGGTTGCAGTTTCTGGTAAAGGCGGAGTTGGCAAAACCCTCATTGCTGGCGGTTTAGCCCGTGGCTTTGCTGAACGCAATTATAAGACCATCGCTATTGATGCTGATTCTTCTCCGAATTTAGCTTTAACTTTAGGTTTAACCGCTGAGGAAGCACGCAAGATTGTGCCTATTTCTGAGAATAAGGAGCTTGTGGAATCTAAGACCAGCACGGGTTACAGTGGCGTTTACAATCTAAATTTTAGGGTTGATGACATTGTCAAGGATTATGCTGTTGCTACGCCGCTTGGTGTGAATTTGATTGTCATGGGGACTGTGCGGTCGATGGGTGCGGGATGCATGTGCGCGCCAACAGCTGTTATTCGTGCTTTGCTTAGGCACCTTGTGGTTGAGCGTGATGAAGCGGTTGTTTTGGATCTTGAGGCTGGTGTGGAACATATTGGCAGAGGAACCGCAAGGCAGGTGGATGTGTTGCTTATCGTTGCTGATTCTAACTTGAAGTCGCTTGAGATTGCTAAGCATATTCATGATTTGGCTTCAGCGGCTGGGATGAAGCAGTTGTATCTTGTTGGTAACCGTGTTATGAACGCTGAGCAGAAAGAGGCAATAAAGAGTTATGCTGACAAGAATGGTTTGGTGCTTCTTGATTTTGTGCCCTTTGATGCTAAAGTTACGGAGTCTGATATGTTGGGCAAAACTCCGCTATTGAATAAGGAGATTGAGGCGGTTAAGGTCATAGATGGTATATGTGAGCTTTTGTTAAAGAAGACAGCATGA
- a CDS encoding winged helix-turn-helix domain-containing protein, whose amino-acid sequence MENAEEEMKRTEVFDALSHPTRITILKALDEEVMGFAELKKKVKIESNGHLQHHLSKLNGLIKTDVNGKYGLSDQGKDALLAIQTVENMAGGTKRKGKRVNILWLATTLIAGSLIATLSDITKQTPWLVLYIGVVLAWILLLTAMATTQVKGDTRKEAAK is encoded by the coding sequence ATGGAAAATGCAGAAGAAGAGATGAAACGCACCGAAGTTTTTGATGCTCTAAGTCACCCTACACGCATAACTATTCTAAAAGCTTTAGACGAAGAAGTGATGGGCTTTGCCGAGTTAAAGAAAAAAGTAAAAATCGAGAGCAATGGTCACCTTCAACATCATCTAAGCAAACTTAACGGATTAATAAAAACAGACGTTAACGGAAAATACGGTCTTTCCGACCAAGGCAAAGACGCTCTGCTCGCCATACAAACTGTTGAGAACATGGCTGGAGGAACAAAGAGGAAGGGAAAACGCGTGAACATTCTATGGCTTGCAACTACTCTTATAGCGGGTTCTTTGATTGCAACACTCTCGGACATTACTAAACAGACCCCTTGGCTTGTTCTTTACATAGGTGTTGTCTTAGCGTGGATTTTGCTGCTCACCGCAATGGCAACAACACAGGTCAAGGGCGACACAAGAAAAGAAGCCGCAAAATAA